A single region of the Marinobacter nanhaiticus D15-8W genome encodes:
- a CDS encoding alpha/beta fold hydrolase: MNTKVSVTTGKERRMASARTDKAHMDKAHADTEWPLRHLVLRGLSWSAPDTPDTAIPIIGLHGWLDNAATFTRIAPALAQLAPMHCIDFPGHGHSEHRPPGQDYVLVDYVADIADLIDRYFEGPVHIVGHSLGGIVGAMYAASFPDRVGRLVMIDSLGPLTLPPEKSAAQLRKGITKRLRGSGAPMTYGAVEDAAKIRAGGLSPLSSEAAHLLVPRNLREVEGGYQWRTDARLRYPSLSRFDEAQVEGFLKAIESPTLFLRAEDGLLGGRESWRGRSRLIPDFREVVVPGSHHCHLDGNVDPVIEAIREFLDPS, from the coding sequence ATGAATACCAAGGTTTCAGTCACAACCGGCAAGGAGCGCCGGATGGCGTCCGCACGTACTGACAAGGCGCACATGGACAAAGCCCATGCTGACACGGAATGGCCGCTTCGCCATTTGGTGCTGCGGGGCTTGAGCTGGTCGGCGCCCGACACGCCTGATACGGCCATACCTATCATTGGCCTGCACGGCTGGCTGGACAATGCGGCGACCTTCACCCGGATTGCACCGGCGCTCGCACAATTGGCCCCGATGCACTGCATCGACTTTCCCGGTCATGGCCACTCTGAGCACCGTCCGCCGGGCCAGGACTATGTGTTGGTGGACTACGTTGCGGATATTGCCGATCTGATCGACCGTTATTTCGAGGGGCCCGTGCATATCGTCGGTCATTCGCTGGGTGGCATCGTTGGTGCCATGTATGCGGCGAGTTTCCCCGACCGCGTCGGGCGCCTGGTCATGATCGACAGTCTTGGGCCGCTTACGCTACCGCCGGAGAAGTCCGCCGCGCAGTTGCGTAAGGGGATCACCAAGCGTTTGCGGGGCTCGGGGGCGCCCATGACCTATGGTGCCGTGGAAGACGCCGCGAAGATTCGCGCCGGCGGATTGAGCCCGCTATCATCCGAGGCTGCGCACTTGCTGGTGCCGCGTAACCTGCGTGAAGTGGAGGGCGGCTATCAATGGCGTACCGACGCTCGACTGCGCTATCCCTCGCTGTCGCGCTTCGATGAGGCCCAGGTCGAGGGTTTCCTGAAGGCCATCGAATCGCCGACGCTTTTCCTGAGAGCGGAAGACGGGCTGCTGGGCGGCCGCGAAAGCTGGCGAGGCCGGTCCCGCCTTATTCCTGATTTCAGGGAGGTCGTTGTCCCGGGTTCCCATCACTGCCACCTCGACGGAAACGTTGACCCGGTTATCGAGGCCATCCGAGAGTTCCTGGACCCGTCATGA
- a CDS encoding patatin-like phospholipase family protein, with the protein MPESAHKPPVPKTEEPKRKRTCALVLGSGGARGYAHMGAIEVLEERGYEIVAIAGCSMGALIGGVYSAGRMQDYKDWVTGLKQFDVIKLLDLSLSPAGAIRGEKVFSVVREMIGDIQIEDLPMSYTAVATDLLAHKEIWFQEGPLHQAIRASIAIPGLVTPVVFNGRVLVDGALLNPLPIIPTIAAHADYIFAVNLSGEDRSTYRLPKDIYLNQHLDQDDWLDRMRMTASRWFDWDVLRSFGGRGTPDPVGGDEPEIELEPTEVEDEAQALGDGTETIAWDRLGIGKFDIMNMTIETMQSALIQYKIAGYPPDMLVNVPKDACRTYDYHKAPEMILLGRERMGKALDRFENEENSSGPLAP; encoded by the coding sequence ATGCCTGAATCTGCGCATAAGCCGCCCGTCCCAAAGACCGAAGAGCCCAAACGCAAGCGTACCTGCGCACTGGTATTGGGCAGTGGAGGCGCGCGTGGCTACGCCCATATGGGGGCTATCGAGGTCCTGGAAGAACGCGGCTACGAGATTGTCGCCATTGCCGGCTGCTCCATGGGCGCGCTGATCGGTGGCGTCTATTCGGCCGGCCGGATGCAGGACTACAAGGATTGGGTAACAGGGCTCAAGCAGTTCGACGTTATCAAGTTACTGGATCTCTCGCTGTCGCCGGCAGGGGCCATACGCGGCGAAAAAGTCTTCTCCGTAGTGCGGGAGATGATTGGCGACATCCAGATCGAGGATCTGCCGATGTCCTACACCGCGGTGGCGACGGATCTTCTCGCCCACAAGGAGATCTGGTTCCAGGAGGGGCCGCTACATCAGGCCATCAGGGCATCCATTGCCATTCCAGGCTTGGTGACACCGGTGGTTTTCAACGGTCGTGTGCTGGTGGATGGTGCGCTGCTCAACCCCTTGCCGATCATTCCCACCATTGCAGCCCATGCGGACTATATTTTTGCGGTCAACCTGTCGGGTGAAGATCGCAGTACCTACCGTCTGCCAAAGGACATCTACCTCAATCAACACCTCGACCAGGACGACTGGCTCGATCGTATGCGCATGACCGCCTCGCGCTGGTTCGATTGGGACGTATTGCGCTCGTTCGGTGGGCGGGGAACCCCCGACCCGGTCGGCGGCGACGAGCCTGAGATAGAACTCGAACCAACAGAAGTCGAGGACGAAGCGCAGGCACTGGGTGACGGCACAGAGACCATCGCCTGGGACCGCCTGGGTATCGGCAAATTCGACATCATGAACATGACGATCGAGACCATGCAGAGCGCCCTGATCCAGTACAAGATCGCCGGTTACCCGCCGGATATGCTCGTCAACGTACCCAAGGATGCCTGCCGAACCTACGATTATCACAAGGCGCCTGAGATGATCCTGCTGGGGCGCGAGCGCATGGGGAAAGCCCTCGATCGGTTCGAGAACGAGGAGAACAGCTCCGGCCCGCTGGCTCCATGA
- a CDS encoding DUF58 domain-containing protein, which translates to MIRSQGFDRKERRRTPNEGNIRRRWRGWVDRRIPLSDEQQFTQKNIFILPSGAGLVFGLLLLVMLMTGINYQNSLIYLLTFMLGALFVAAMHQTHRNLAGLRLSLVSAGEGFPGDHLTFRIRATAEKDAFGIQFISPEGETRRINVVPGEIGEFELPVPARQRGPVPAGRIQVETRFPFGLLKAWSWMRPGSTGVCYPRPVTPPYETGGEEEGVQASQPRKSDDLSHADLRPWRQGDLSQRVLWKRFARTGEMTIADWEGESGEPVWLDFNQFPGADRELRLSYLAALVESRSRAGQVFGLRIPGLTIEPDQGSAHRSRCLRALGLCGFEKHVAEAGVAAAAGGESVYARAS; encoded by the coding sequence GTGATCAGGTCTCAGGGTTTCGATCGGAAAGAGCGTCGAAGAACGCCTAATGAAGGCAATATTCGGCGGCGTTGGCGTGGATGGGTTGATCGCCGGATACCTTTATCCGACGAGCAGCAGTTCACCCAGAAAAACATCTTCATTCTGCCCTCCGGTGCCGGCCTGGTCTTTGGCCTGTTATTGCTGGTCATGTTGATGACCGGCATTAACTACCAGAACAGCCTTATTTATCTCCTGACCTTTATGCTTGGTGCTTTGTTCGTGGCGGCCATGCATCAAACCCACCGGAATCTGGCAGGCTTGAGACTCAGTCTCGTGTCTGCCGGCGAGGGGTTCCCCGGGGATCACCTGACCTTCCGCATTCGCGCAACTGCCGAGAAAGACGCCTTCGGCATCCAGTTCATTAGCCCCGAGGGTGAAACCCGCCGCATCAATGTAGTACCCGGCGAAATAGGTGAATTCGAACTGCCAGTACCCGCCCGACAGCGGGGGCCAGTCCCTGCGGGGCGCATTCAGGTTGAAACACGTTTTCCGTTCGGCTTGCTGAAGGCCTGGTCCTGGATGCGCCCGGGTTCGACCGGCGTCTGTTACCCCAGGCCAGTAACGCCGCCCTATGAAACCGGTGGTGAGGAAGAGGGCGTCCAGGCCAGCCAGCCTCGTAAGTCCGACGATCTGTCCCACGCCGATTTGAGACCCTGGCGCCAGGGAGACTTGAGCCAGCGGGTACTTTGGAAACGCTTTGCCCGCACGGGGGAGATGACGATTGCCGATTGGGAGGGCGAGAGCGGCGAGCCTGTCTGGCTCGACTTCAATCAATTCCCTGGTGCTGACCGGGAACTGCGCCTGAGTTACCTGGCTGCCCTGGTGGAGTCCCGCTCACGCGCTGGTCAGGTTTTTGGCCTGAGAATCCCCGGGCTTACCATCGAGCCGGATCAGGGAAGCGCTCACCGGAGCCGCTGCCTGCGTGCCTTGGGGCTTTGTGGTTTTGAGAAGCACGTCGCAGAGGCTGGTGTCGCCGCTGCGGCGGGTGGAGAGTCCGTATACGCGAGGGCCTCCTGA
- a CDS encoding PilZ domain-containing protein, translating to MGPGFGARSGILTLTIKDKAVLYAAYMPFIKDGGLFIPTQKQYQLGDEVFLLLNLMDEPEKIPVAGKVVWITPKGAQGNRAAGIGVQFTGDDETAKNKIEAYLAGALGSDRPTHTM from the coding sequence ATGGGTCCAGGTTTTGGCGCGCGCAGCGGTATTCTTACACTGACGATCAAGGATAAGGCAGTTCTCTACGCGGCCTACATGCCGTTCATCAAGGACGGTGGTCTGTTCATCCCGACCCAGAAACAGTACCAGCTGGGCGACGAGGTCTTCCTGCTACTCAACCTGATGGATGAGCCGGAGAAAATCCCGGTGGCCGGCAAGGTTGTCTGGATTACCCCCAAGGGCGCCCAGGGTAACAGGGCGGCGGGCATTGGCGTGCAGTTCACCGGCGACGATGAAACCGCCAAGAACAAGATCGAGGCCTACCTGGCCGGCGCGCTGGGTTCCGACCGTCCTACCCATACCATGTAA
- the prmB gene encoding 50S ribosomal protein L3 N(5)-glutamine methyltransferase translates to MSPQPAEELLTIRDLLRYATTRFAASEIYYGHGTDNPWDEAVQLVMRSLSLPLENNTIFLDARLTFDERKLILGRIERRVEDRIPVAYLVSEAWFMGLPFKVDSRVLVPRSPIGELIQAEFQPWLGDGPVDRILDLCTGSGCIGIAAATVFDEAEVDLADISEDALDVARENIEMHGLGHRVRTVQSDVLDGIEGRYDLILSNPPYVDAEDLADMPEEYHHEPELGLAAGVDGLEIAYRILAQAKDHLTEQGLLVVEVGNSWVALQEARPDIPFTWIEFEHGGDGVFLLRRNDLESI, encoded by the coding sequence GTGTCTCCACAGCCTGCTGAAGAACTGCTGACGATCCGCGATCTCCTGCGTTATGCCACGACGCGTTTCGCGGCTTCCGAAATCTATTACGGTCACGGCACAGACAACCCCTGGGACGAGGCGGTCCAGCTGGTAATGCGTAGCCTGTCTTTGCCGCTGGAAAACAACACGATTTTCCTGGATGCGCGGCTGACGTTTGATGAGCGCAAACTTATCCTGGGTAGGATCGAGCGGCGCGTAGAGGACCGCATCCCGGTGGCGTACCTGGTTAGTGAAGCCTGGTTCATGGGGCTGCCATTCAAGGTGGACTCCCGCGTGCTCGTGCCACGGTCGCCGATCGGTGAGTTGATCCAGGCTGAATTCCAGCCCTGGCTGGGCGACGGGCCTGTGGACCGGATACTCGACCTGTGTACCGGAAGCGGTTGTATCGGCATTGCAGCAGCAACGGTATTCGACGAAGCGGAAGTGGATCTGGCCGATATTTCCGAGGACGCACTCGATGTAGCACGGGAAAACATCGAAATGCACGGTTTGGGACATCGCGTTCGAACAGTGCAATCGGATGTACTCGACGGCATCGAGGGGCGGTATGATCTGATTCTCAGCAATCCGCCGTACGTCGATGCCGAGGACCTGGCTGACATGCCGGAGGAGTACCACCACGAGCCGGAATTGGGCCTGGCAGCCGGGGTGGATGGGCTGGAGATCGCTTATCGCATTCTGGCCCAGGCAAAAGATCATCTTACAGAACAGGGTCTATTGGTGGTCGAGGTCGGTAATAGCTGGGTAGCCCTGCAGGAAGCACGACCGGATATTCCGTTCACCTGGATCGAGTTCGAGCACGGCGGCGATGGTGTGTTCCTCTTACGCCGCAATGATCTCGAAAGTATTTGA
- a CDS encoding DUF4892 domain-containing protein, which produces MKMFKQVLLALAAAGAIVLPLASAAEELPAFPMATVEKRVKIDSASHRVLLSPVREVNDEIRADNQVRLNVKGTGRLMRIDPESSLERVSEFYREALARRESRTLFNCSGRDCGRSNVWANAIFDESKLYGRDDDQSYAAYSYRDDREQLQLVLMYTITRGNKRDYLWLEELTVEDESTVAALSPEAGRILGPVYVPWSGQLTYQFDWDLDTREKLVTWAESPGATVMIVSHVILESSETIDDALERSARVGDSMQALLVRLGIPKEQQMLVNAGPALTTVQDAHGSGNRLEIVVIKDIATEGS; this is translated from the coding sequence ATGAAGATGTTTAAACAGGTGCTATTAGCGCTGGCCGCGGCTGGTGCCATTGTGTTGCCTTTGGCGTCAGCAGCAGAAGAGTTGCCGGCGTTTCCAATGGCAACGGTGGAAAAGCGCGTGAAGATCGATAGCGCAAGCCATCGTGTCCTCCTGAGTCCCGTGCGCGAGGTAAATGACGAGATACGCGCGGACAATCAGGTGCGTCTGAACGTGAAAGGCACCGGGCGGCTGATGCGCATCGACCCGGAATCCTCCCTGGAGCGTGTAAGCGAGTTCTACCGGGAGGCCCTGGCTCGTCGCGAGAGCCGCACGCTGTTCAACTGCTCAGGACGCGACTGTGGCCGTAGTAACGTATGGGCCAATGCCATCTTCGACGAATCCAAACTCTATGGCCGGGACGATGACCAGTCTTATGCGGCGTATTCGTATCGGGATGATCGCGAACAGCTGCAACTGGTGCTTATGTATACGATCACCCGGGGTAACAAGCGCGACTATCTCTGGCTGGAAGAGCTGACCGTGGAGGATGAGTCCACCGTAGCTGCCTTGTCGCCGGAAGCTGGCCGTATCCTCGGACCGGTGTACGTTCCCTGGTCCGGCCAGCTCACCTATCAATTCGATTGGGACCTCGATACCCGCGAGAAACTCGTGACTTGGGCGGAAAGCCCCGGGGCTACCGTGATGATCGTCAGCCACGTGATACTGGAAAGCAGCGAAACCATCGACGATGCGCTGGAGCGTTCGGCGCGGGTGGGGGATTCGATGCAGGCGCTGCTGGTCCGGCTTGGTATTCCCAAGGAGCAGCAGATGCTGGTTAATGCCGGTCCGGCGCTGACCACAGTTCAGGATGCCCACGGCAGTGGTAACCGGTTGGAAATTGTCGTCATCAAGGATATCGCCACCGAAGGAAGCTGA
- the holB gene encoding DNA polymerase III subunit delta', protein MIERVDELPWLKTQWSRLIERWNLGRLPHALLFEGRNGIGKTLFAGYLAKRLVCDGAHGAVEPCGHCKQCELIAAGSHPDVRTYRPEDSKVIKVDQVRALGEFAVASPQVAHHKVIILDSADKLNINSANALLKTLEEPNPDVTLILLQQSGKPLLPTIRSRCQSVLLPAPDTETAQQWLSSHLAAREEGGEADAGVQARALRLASGAPLLAREYIEQGFVENVDACLDSFRQFLKSRLAPEEAAKPFVKLGLENALSLMERWGADLARLGVGAEAADPEVADILGYLAGHNPPHRVHALLGHIAEARSGLAYNVNPELEVERLLFEWLSFMPRKKRAG, encoded by the coding sequence TTGATCGAACGCGTTGACGAACTACCCTGGCTGAAGACCCAATGGTCGCGTCTTATCGAGCGCTGGAATCTTGGGCGTCTGCCGCATGCGTTGTTGTTCGAGGGACGCAACGGCATCGGTAAGACACTCTTCGCCGGTTACCTGGCGAAACGGCTCGTCTGTGATGGGGCTCATGGAGCGGTGGAGCCTTGCGGCCATTGCAAGCAGTGCGAGTTGATTGCTGCCGGGTCCCACCCGGATGTCCGGACGTATCGGCCGGAGGATTCCAAGGTGATCAAGGTGGACCAGGTGAGGGCGCTGGGCGAATTCGCCGTGGCGTCGCCACAAGTGGCCCACCACAAGGTGATCATTCTGGACAGCGCCGACAAGCTGAATATCAACTCCGCCAACGCCCTGCTCAAGACCCTGGAAGAGCCCAACCCGGACGTGACGTTGATCTTGCTGCAGCAGTCCGGCAAGCCGCTGTTGCCGACGATCCGTTCCCGTTGTCAGTCCGTCCTGTTACCAGCACCCGATACGGAGACCGCGCAACAGTGGCTCTCGTCACATTTGGCCGCGCGGGAAGAAGGCGGCGAGGCGGACGCTGGAGTGCAGGCACGCGCGCTGCGGTTGGCCAGCGGCGCGCCATTGCTCGCCCGGGAGTATATCGAACAGGGGTTTGTCGAGAATGTGGATGCCTGCCTGGACAGTTTTCGCCAGTTCCTCAAATCCCGACTGGCCCCGGAAGAAGCCGCCAAACCCTTTGTGAAGCTGGGTCTGGAAAACGCGCTCAGCCTGATGGAGCGTTGGGGGGCGGACCTCGCGCGACTCGGTGTAGGGGCGGAAGCAGCAGATCCCGAGGTCGCCGATATCCTCGGCTACCTGGCCGGCCACAACCCACCACATCGCGTTCACGCTCTGCTCGGCCATATTGCCGAAGCCCGATCTGGCCTCGCCTATAACGTAAACCCCGAGCTTGAGGTCGAACGGTTGCTGTTCGAATGGCTCTCGTTTATGCCCAGGAAGAAAAGGGCCGGCTGA
- a CDS encoding DUF6160 family protein codes for MKGLKKLALASAIAAAPFAAQAELKALDDGAMGNVTGQAGVTIELETKVDVGEFRYVDEGSFAVSGIHIGGGNVVTDADGNVTGVDGLLDDLKIDIDVEADGDAVIHVGNVNGQVPIDFAVGIESASLRAQGVSAADATDSNSTLLASNIGIVGNLAQLDIRVDTETDHLITDVSFNITNMDMDIDFLGVNIRGMQVMGANFFEESAAGGGLTPAGMFAAAQITISKATGTGSANGDALQIEVPQFVTDINVAATEIGGSSIGTIQLDNLAITQTNMKVYGHE; via the coding sequence CAGGCAGAGCTGAAAGCCCTTGACGACGGTGCCATGGGCAACGTGACTGGTCAGGCGGGTGTGACCATCGAGCTGGAAACCAAGGTTGACGTGGGCGAGTTCCGCTACGTGGACGAAGGTAGCTTCGCCGTATCCGGCATCCATATCGGTGGCGGTAACGTTGTCACTGACGCAGATGGCAACGTGACTGGCGTTGACGGTCTTCTGGATGACCTCAAGATCGATATCGACGTAGAAGCCGACGGCGACGCCGTCATCCACGTTGGTAATGTTAACGGTCAGGTGCCCATCGACTTTGCGGTCGGTATCGAGTCTGCCTCTCTGCGTGCGCAAGGTGTCTCTGCTGCTGACGCAACCGACTCCAACTCCACGCTGCTGGCTAGCAACATTGGCATCGTCGGTAACCTGGCTCAGCTGGATATCCGTGTTGACACCGAAACTGATCATCTGATCACTGATGTTTCTTTCAACATCACTAACATGGATATGGATATCGACTTCCTGGGTGTTAACATCCGCGGCATGCAGGTCATGGGGGCTAACTTCTTCGAGGAATCAGCCGCAGGTGGTGGTCTAACTCCTGCAGGCATGTTTGCTGCAGCACAGATCACCATCAGCAAAGCGACTGGAACTGGCTCTGCAAACGGCGATGCGCTGCAAATCGAAGTGCCTCAGTTCGTAACCGATATCAACGTAGCTGCAACCGAAATCGGTGGTTCTTCTATCGGTACGATCCAGTTGGACAACCTGGCGATCACCCAGACCAACATGAAGGTTTACGGTCACGAGTAA
- a CDS encoding transglutaminaseTgpA domain-containing protein → MDAAKAPDLPSKAIVWLLVSFALLLVPQWDRLPWWLIAACLALATWRWLAQTGRAALPGRLVGTLIMLGLIAVYVLTVQGRFTVETAASFFVLAVGLKWLETRTSRDFYVLFFILCYLAAVNFLFQQGIVWTLLNLAAIFILLIGLQILNAPDAPNVMAAGWKRLGGLMLKTLPVVILLFIFFPRMSPLWSVPLVSGQAKTGISDQMDPGSISNLAQSSERAFRVTFGGEIPPHRDRYWRGLILDRFVNGRWEQWQIDARRRTGRVQSDGGVGPLQSGEYDVLLEPTYQPWAFALDGSEAISDNVEETAAGTFRFRRPADTSVRYRMALTEDKRESAFLSPQDRQRYLHLPAEGNPRARALAEALDQQTNSDLALVQSLLTRFRQQPYFYTLRPPEMPQDAVDTLLFDVQRGFCAHYASATAFLLRSAGIPARVIVGYQGGSPGADDEYLIVRQYDAHAWVEAWIPGTGWLRVDPTAAISPDRIESGLRQAVAEEGSFLENEWASAQKYGDVAVVQWLSLQMDQINYEWQRWVVGYQGQTQMNLMSKLPGNLSMRDLGYISAGVLGAALVVAGLWTGWRHRSRKPRVPALRLMGEWQRLLLKRGILAETADTPSSLASRAAQQEPVHARRHEAFARAINNHYYGSGSLSRDDHRRLRGLLRQLRRSS, encoded by the coding sequence ATGGACGCAGCGAAAGCCCCGGACCTGCCTTCCAAAGCAATTGTATGGCTGCTCGTCAGTTTTGCCTTGTTGCTCGTTCCGCAATGGGACCGTCTGCCCTGGTGGCTGATTGCCGCGTGCCTGGCGCTTGCGACCTGGCGCTGGCTGGCGCAAACCGGGCGAGCTGCGTTACCCGGCCGGTTGGTAGGGACGCTGATCATGTTGGGGCTGATCGCGGTCTATGTGCTCACCGTGCAGGGTCGATTCACTGTTGAGACGGCTGCCTCGTTCTTCGTTCTCGCGGTCGGATTGAAGTGGCTGGAAACCCGGACCTCCCGGGATTTCTATGTGCTCTTCTTTATTCTGTGCTATCTCGCAGCCGTCAATTTCCTGTTCCAGCAGGGGATCGTCTGGACGCTGCTGAACCTGGCGGCGATCTTTATCCTACTGATCGGCCTGCAGATCCTGAACGCACCGGACGCGCCGAATGTCATGGCGGCTGGATGGAAGCGCCTGGGCGGACTCATGCTCAAGACGCTTCCGGTAGTCATCCTTCTGTTTATCTTCTTCCCGCGCATGTCGCCGCTGTGGAGCGTGCCGCTGGTTTCCGGCCAGGCAAAGACGGGCATCTCCGACCAGATGGACCCCGGTTCGATCTCCAACCTGGCGCAAAGCAGCGAGCGGGCTTTCCGGGTGACTTTCGGTGGGGAAATCCCCCCGCACCGCGATCGCTATTGGCGAGGGTTGATCCTGGACCGGTTCGTCAACGGGCGCTGGGAACAATGGCAGATCGACGCTCGCCGACGCACGGGGCGGGTTCAGTCCGATGGTGGCGTTGGACCTTTGCAGTCCGGGGAATACGATGTCCTGCTGGAGCCGACCTACCAGCCCTGGGCCTTTGCCCTCGACGGGTCCGAAGCCATTTCCGACAATGTCGAGGAGACGGCGGCCGGTACGTTCCGTTTCCGTCGGCCGGCTGACACCTCGGTTCGCTATCGCATGGCCTTGACCGAAGACAAAAGGGAATCGGCGTTTCTCAGTCCTCAGGATCGGCAACGTTACCTTCATCTTCCGGCGGAGGGGAATCCCAGGGCAAGGGCGCTTGCGGAAGCGCTGGACCAGCAGACCAACTCGGATCTGGCTTTGGTCCAGTCCCTGCTGACGCGTTTTCGTCAACAGCCTTACTTCTATACGTTGCGCCCGCCGGAAATGCCGCAAGATGCTGTCGATACCCTCCTGTTCGACGTCCAGCGCGGCTTCTGTGCCCACTACGCCAGTGCAACTGCGTTTCTCCTGCGGTCGGCGGGTATCCCTGCCCGGGTTATCGTGGGTTACCAGGGTGGGAGTCCGGGCGCCGACGACGAGTACCTGATCGTCCGGCAGTATGACGCACACGCCTGGGTAGAGGCCTGGATTCCCGGTACGGGCTGGTTACGCGTGGATCCCACGGCGGCGATCTCGCCGGATCGAATCGAGTCCGGTCTCCGGCAGGCTGTCGCTGAAGAAGGCTCGTTCCTTGAGAATGAATGGGCGTCTGCACAGAAATATGGCGATGTTGCCGTCGTTCAATGGCTGTCGTTGCAGATGGATCAGATCAACTACGAATGGCAGCGCTGGGTTGTGGGTTACCAGGGTCAGACACAGATGAACCTGATGTCCAAGCTGCCGGGCAATCTCTCCATGCGCGACCTGGGCTACATTTCGGCTGGCGTGCTCGGAGCCGCATTGGTGGTCGCTGGCCTCTGGACCGGTTGGCGTCACCGCAGTCGTAAACCCAGGGTCCCGGCGCTTAGGCTGATGGGAGAGTGGCAACGCTTGTTGCTCAAACGAGGTATTCTCGCAGAAACGGCTGATACCCCATCATCCTTGGCGTCACGGGCCGCGCAGCAGGAGCCGGTGCACGCGCGTCGGCACGAGGCTTTTGCGCGGGCGATTAACAATCACTATTATGGCTCGGGTTCTTTGAGCCGGGACGACCACAGACGCCTGCGCGGTTTACTGCGGCAGCTCAGGCGCTCATCCTGA